The following proteins are encoded in a genomic region of Hoeflea phototrophica DFL-43:
- a CDS encoding protein-L-isoaspartate O-methyltransferase family protein, whose translation MGTDYQDARQKMVDNQIRTTDVTSHSVLKAFLTVAREDFVPNSLKPLAYIDTDLQISSGDEDGVARFLMEPSPLAKLLQLAEIKPDHVVLEIGCAEGYATALLSLIAGSVVALESDGALAEAASERLSEAGFDNVAVVTGDLEKGYANEAPYDQIFFNGAVEEVPEIIFDQLREGGRLVAAVGSGNAAQAYLFVKDGGLVSGRPVFNLSVKPLPGFRKAKEFVF comes from the coding sequence ATGGGCACTGACTATCAAGACGCTCGCCAGAAGATGGTGGACAACCAGATTCGCACGACTGACGTGACCTCGCATTCGGTTCTGAAGGCGTTTCTCACAGTGGCACGCGAGGATTTCGTTCCGAATTCGCTCAAGCCACTGGCCTATATCGACACGGATCTGCAGATCTCATCGGGAGATGAGGACGGTGTCGCGCGCTTTCTCATGGAGCCGTCGCCACTGGCGAAGTTGCTGCAGCTGGCCGAGATCAAGCCCGATCATGTCGTTCTCGAAATCGGGTGTGCCGAGGGGTATGCTACCGCGCTGCTTTCATTGATTGCCGGATCCGTTGTGGCCCTTGAAAGTGATGGCGCACTTGCCGAGGCTGCCAGCGAACGGCTCAGTGAAGCCGGTTTTGACAATGTCGCGGTGGTGACCGGTGATCTTGAAAAGGGCTACGCAAACGAAGCTCCCTATGATCAGATATTCTTCAATGGCGCAGTCGAGGAGGTTCCCGAAATCATCTTCGATCAGCTGCGTGAGGGCGGGCGGCTCGTGGCTGCGGTCGGTTCAGGCAATGCGGCTCAGGCCTATCTGTTCGTGAAGGATGGCGGGTTGGTGTCAGGCCGACCGGTCTTCAATCTGTCCGTCAAGCCATTGCCCGGTTTCCGCAAGGCGAAAGAGTTTGTGTTTTGA
- a CDS encoding cryptochrome/photolyase family protein: MTPDNFINDRPAIVWFRNDLRVNDNAALLAASSHKQVVPVYILEPAANTRAIGGARKWWLHHSLAKLGEKLADLGAPLMLMRGDPALLIAGLVEKTDAAAVYWNRRYDPAFLSSDASLKDALRAQDIVVESFAGQLLHEPTRVRTGNDTFYKVYSPFWRAIEGGIEDREPAPAPDRLTALANAPQSETLSDWGLLPTKPDWARGLRETWKPGEDGAHERLDEFVSERVCGYASLRDVPGVESTSRLSPHLANGEITPAQIIQALKASDADASPKDRTVFRKEVGWREFSYHLLVNEPDLPQQNHNSRFDGFPWKDDETALLAWQKGVTGYPIVDAGMRELWRTGWMHNRVRMVTASFLTKHLMVDWREGERWFWDTLVDADPASNAASWQWVAGSGADAAPYFRVFNPIIQGEKFDPDGDYVRRYVPELANLPSKFIHKPWTAPDDALAKAGVHLGETYPMPIVDHQQARNRALAAYEKIKDAA; encoded by the coding sequence ATGACGCCGGACAATTTCATCAATGATCGCCCAGCCATCGTCTGGTTCCGCAATGATCTGCGGGTCAACGACAATGCCGCGTTGCTCGCAGCGAGCAGCCACAAGCAAGTGGTGCCGGTCTACATCCTGGAGCCTGCCGCCAACACGCGGGCGATTGGCGGAGCGCGAAAATGGTGGCTGCACCATTCACTTGCGAAGCTTGGCGAGAAACTGGCTGATCTCGGCGCACCACTCATGCTCATGCGCGGCGATCCCGCCTTATTGATCGCCGGTCTCGTCGAAAAGACCGATGCCGCCGCAGTCTATTGGAACCGCCGTTATGATCCGGCCTTCCTGTCTTCGGACGCAAGCCTTAAAGACGCCCTCCGGGCCCAGGATATCGTCGTCGAGAGCTTCGCCGGTCAGTTGCTGCACGAACCCACGCGCGTGCGCACAGGTAATGACACTTTCTACAAGGTTTACAGTCCATTCTGGCGCGCCATCGAAGGCGGTATCGAGGACCGGGAACCTGCCCCTGCCCCCGATAGGCTCACGGCGCTGGCAAATGCTCCCCAATCCGAAACGCTATCCGACTGGGGGCTTCTTCCCACAAAGCCGGATTGGGCCCGCGGCCTTCGCGAAACCTGGAAACCCGGTGAGGATGGCGCACATGAGCGCCTTGACGAGTTCGTCTCCGAACGGGTGTGCGGTTACGCCAGCCTGCGCGATGTACCGGGTGTGGAATCAACCTCGCGGCTGTCACCGCATCTGGCCAATGGTGAAATCACCCCGGCGCAGATCATTCAGGCCCTCAAGGCAAGCGATGCCGATGCCTCACCGAAAGACCGGACCGTGTTCCGCAAGGAAGTCGGATGGCGCGAATTTTCCTACCACCTGCTCGTCAATGAGCCCGATCTGCCGCAGCAAAATCACAATTCCAGGTTCGATGGCTTTCCCTGGAAGGACGACGAAACGGCTTTGCTTGCCTGGCAAAAGGGCGTGACCGGTTATCCGATTGTCGACGCAGGCATGCGCGAGCTCTGGCGGACCGGATGGATGCACAACCGTGTGCGCATGGTCACCGCCTCCTTTCTGACCAAGCACCTGATGGTTGACTGGCGCGAAGGGGAGCGCTGGTTTTGGGACACGCTGGTCGATGCCGACCCAGCCTCCAACGCCGCGAGCTGGCAATGGGTGGCCGGCTCCGGCGCGGACGCAGCCCCCTATTTTCGCGTTTTCAATCCCATAATTCAGGGCGAGAAATTCGATCCCGACGGCGATTATGTGCGCCGTTACGTGCCTGAACTGGCAAATCTGCCTTCGAAATTCATCCACAAGCCCTGGACTGCCCCGGACGATGCCCTCGCCAAAGCCGGTGTCCATCTTGGCGAAACCTATCCGATGCCTATTGTAGATCACCAGCAAGCGCGCAATCGTGCGCTGGCCGCATATGAAAAGATCAAGGACGCCGCATGA
- a CDS encoding NAD(P)/FAD-dependent oxidoreductase has translation MNLHLPPQTMAKKTGRLKVAVVGSGISGASAAWAIRDVHDVTLYEAEKRPGGHTATVDIDYDGTPFSVDTGFIVYNELNYPNLTALFAHLDVKTHDSDMSFALSLDHGKLEWGGDNLKTLFAQKRNLLRPSFLLMLREVLRFNRICLQDRAAGHLAARSIGDYLNWRGFSPGFMNNYLVPMAAAIWSTPAKRMMEFPATYFVNFFENHRLIHSERPTWRTVTGGSRNYLTKLLEPLGERVRLDAGVVSVRRGAKGVDILDSTGHVESYDRVILACHTDQALRILDRPTDAEREILSAIPYSPNRVILHRDDRLMPTRKKIWASWNYLRSSDQRSDSSVAVSYWMNRLQGIDPAKPLFVTLNPDREPRPELVFGEFSYDHPQFGNDAMEVQAQLKSIQGDNHTHFAGAWTGYGFHEDGLSSGIAAAQALGATVPWHEQAAQPELADA, from the coding sequence ATGAACCTCCATCTACCGCCCCAGACCATGGCAAAAAAAACCGGGCGTCTCAAAGTTGCTGTTGTTGGTTCGGGAATTTCCGGCGCGTCCGCCGCCTGGGCTATCCGCGACGTCCATGACGTGACACTGTATGAGGCAGAGAAAAGACCCGGCGGGCATACCGCGACCGTAGACATCGACTACGATGGCACCCCATTTTCCGTCGACACCGGCTTCATTGTCTACAACGAGCTCAATTACCCGAACCTGACCGCGCTGTTCGCGCATCTCGACGTGAAGACCCATGACAGCGACATGAGCTTTGCGCTCTCCCTGGACCACGGCAAGCTCGAATGGGGCGGCGACAACCTCAAGACATTGTTTGCGCAGAAACGGAACCTTTTGCGGCCGTCGTTTCTGTTGATGTTGCGCGAAGTGCTGCGCTTCAACAGGATCTGCCTTCAGGATCGCGCTGCGGGCCATCTCGCCGCCCGCTCGATCGGCGATTATCTCAACTGGCGCGGTTTCTCGCCCGGCTTCATGAACAACTATCTGGTGCCAATGGCCGCTGCAATCTGGTCGACACCGGCCAAACGGATGATGGAGTTTCCAGCCACCTATTTCGTCAATTTCTTCGAAAACCACCGGCTGATCCACTCGGAGCGTCCGACCTGGCGCACGGTCACTGGCGGAAGCCGCAACTATCTTACCAAGCTTCTTGAACCGCTCGGAGAACGTGTCCGCCTCGATGCGGGCGTGGTCTCGGTCAGGCGCGGCGCCAAGGGTGTCGACATCCTGGATTCGACCGGTCACGTCGAAAGCTATGACAGGGTGATCCTCGCCTGCCACACCGATCAGGCACTTAGGATTCTCGACCGCCCGACCGACGCCGAGCGCGAAATCCTCTCTGCCATTCCCTACAGCCCCAACCGCGTGATCCTGCATCGCGATGACCGGCTGATGCCCACCCGGAAGAAAATCTGGGCTTCCTGGAACTATCTGCGCTCCTCCGATCAGCGCAGCGATTCCAGTGTCGCCGTCTCCTATTGGATGAACCGTTTGCAGGGTATCGACCCTGCCAAGCCGCTGTTCGTCACACTCAATCCCGACCGCGAACCACGGCCGGAACTGGTGTTCGGCGAATTCAGCTACGACCATCCCCAGTTTGGCAACGATGCCATGGAGGTTCAGGCGCAGCTCAAGTCGATACAGGGCGACAATCACACCCATTTTGCAGGCGCCTGGACCGGCTACGGCTTCCATGAAGACGGGTTGAGCTCCGGCATTGCGGCGGCACAGGCACTTGGAGCCACTGTCCCCTGGCATGAACAGGCAGCACAGCCCGAATTGGCGGATGCCTGA